The following proteins are co-located in the Solanum pennellii chromosome 8, SPENNV200 genome:
- the LOC107027730 gene encoding E3 ubiquitin-protein ligase ATL23-like, translated as MALLFFFYLYVVFLRGRDDHHSRVVIKTARKQGLSDVQLKKLPKIVGKDLSLDVNDCAICLDVTGNEEFARLVPGCKHGECVDLWLSKQPFCLVSRHKLEPELFNQDGNNIC; from the coding sequence GGCTTTGCTCTTCTTCTTCTACCTCTACGTTGTTTTTTTACGAGGTAGGGATGATCACCATTCTCGAGTGGTGATCAAAACTGCTCGAAAGCAAGGACTTTCTGATGTTCAGCTCAAGAAACTCCCTAAAATCGTTGGAAAAGATTTGAGTTTGGACGTTAATGATTGTGCAATTTGCTTGGATGTCACTGGAAATGAGGAATTTGCAAGGTTAGTTCCTGGTTGCAAACATGGAGAATGTGTCGATCTTTGGTTGTCCAAACAGCCATTTTGTCTTGTTTCTAGGCACAAGCTTGAGCCTGAATTGTTTAATCAAGATGGAAACAATATATGTTAA